Below is a window of Pseudodesulfovibrio sp. JC047 DNA.
GATCTTCAGGTCAAATCGATGACATGGTGGTTTGCGGACAATTCCGACCCGACGTCATGGTTTGACGGCGGCGGACTGATGTTCGGACAGGGGCAGACAGCGTATACCGGCCTGAATATCACCGTCTGATCGACGACTCAATTTCATTTTCAACAAAAAAAGGCGTCCTGAGAAGTATCACAGGACGCCATTTCATATGCAATCTGATGAATTTTTCGAGTCGAAATTAGTCTTCGATCACAGTTGCCTTGGTGATGAAAATAGGCTCGACCGGAACGTCATCGTGGAAACCGCTGCGTCCGGTGGAAACTCCCTTGATCGTATCCACGATATCGGTGCCTTCCACGACCTTGCCGAAAACGGCATAGCCCCAACCCTGAGGGGTTTCGGACGAAAAGTTCAAGAAGCCATTGTCCTTGACATTGATGAAGAACTGGGACGAAGCGGAATGCGGGTCCATGGTGCGAGCCATGGCCAAGGTGTAACAGTCGTTTTTCAAACCGTTGTTGGCTTCGTTGACAATGGGTTCACGGGTTGCTTTTTCTTGCATGTTTTCGTCCATGCCGCCACCCTGAATCATGAAGTTTCCGATAACGCGATGAAAAATCAGACCATCGTAAAAGCCATCTTCCACATACTGCTGAAAGTTCGCAGCGGATTTAGGTGCTTTTTCAAAGTCAAGCTCGATGACGATGTCACCCATGCTGGTTTCCATTTTAATCATTGTGTATCTCCTTTGTGCCGGCAATGCCCGGCGTGCTATCATTTGCGCTCCACCGTGTAACAGAGGGACGCTTCACTGGCAAATTGTCGGCATATGCCGATAGATCTTGGACATGATGGAACGGACGATCCGCCCTGCCAAACGAGACCCTGCCCTATTCGGGAAGCAACTCGACTTCATCCGAAATAACGGGACTTGTAAATACGGGCAATCCCTCCTGTGCCACGGGCTCAATAGCCGTGACAGACAGGAGCGACCCCAATTTCATGATATTTTTCTCGATAACGAGTTCTGCTTGTGGTTCAAAAATTTCCGTTTGTTTCGCAACAGACTGTGCCTCTGAAGGGAAATGCACGGGCGCAGGCTTATCGACCAGAGCCGTCAGCATGTACGCCAATGCAAGCCCTGCCACAATCGGCTTGAGCACACGGGAAAAGGTTGAAGATCCACCAGTAGCCATGCGTTATCCTTTGAGAGCCTCGGCGATATTCGCCTGATCCTCTTCGCCAAGATACGGATGCATGGGCAACGCAAAGACACGGTTGGCGATGTTCTCGCAAACCGGGAGATCGCCTTCGGTATACTTCAGGTTGGCAAAGGCCTTCTGGAGATGCAACGGTTTCGGATAATATATCGCTGAGGGGATCGAGGCGTCACTCAATTTGCCCATCAGTTCCGTCCGATGCTCTGAATTCTCGGCCAAGACACAATACTGCGCCCAAACAGAGGTATTCCCTTCAGCGACCGTCGGCGTGGTCAAACCGGGGACAGATGCCAGCAAGGCTTCATAGCGATCAGCGACCTGCTGCCGCTTGATGATTTCACCGGGGAAAATCTCGAACTTGGCAAGCAGAACGGCTGCCTGAATGGAGTCGATACGTCCGTTGATTCCCAACCGGACATTTTCATATCTGTCTTCGCCCATGCCATGGACACGAATCGACAAAAGCAATTTGTGCAACTCTTCGTTGTGGGCAAAAACCATCCCGCCATCACCGTAACATCCGAGCGGCTTGGCCGGGAAAAACGAGGTACAGGCGATATCACCCAACGAACAGACCGGCTTGCCCTTGTAGGTCGCACCAAAGGACTGCGCTGCATCAACAACAAGAAACAGTCCACTGTTGTGAGCCAAGGGTTCAATGGCGTCATAATCAGCCGGCTGCCCAAAAATATCCACGGCAATGACACCCTTCGGGGTCAAATCGGACCGGTTGTCCTTGACGTCAGCAATCTTGCGACGCAAGTCCTCGGGGTCCAGATTATACGTCACGGGATCGACATCCACAAAAACCGGAGTTGCCCCGACCAAGGCAATGCACTCGGCTGTTGCCATGAAGGTGAACGGCGAAGTGAAAACGGCATCTCCCGGGCCAACACCCAAGGCCATCAAAGCCATAATCAATGCGTCTGTGCCGGAACCACATCCGACACCGAAACGAACGGAGCTGAAACTCGACAGCCGCGCTTCAAGGTCCGAAATTTCCGGTCCCATGATATACGCGCCATGCTCCAGAACTCCGTCGATGCCTTCCTTAACGGCGGATTCAATCTCTTTATACTGTGATTTCAAATCAATAAACGGAATACTCATTATGCTACTCACTTGTTGTCTTGATGGGTTCAGCCGGACTTTCTCATGAAAGGCGACCAGGAGACAAGAAATTTACGCGCTACGACGAAGAACGATATTTGCTGGCGGCCGCGACAAAGAGGGGTGCCCACTCAGGGACAGCCACGGCATGAATATGATTATATCCAGCCACTGTATTTTTGTGCAAAAAGCCATCCCAGCCAAGGCCTCCACCGTGCCCCCGACCCATTTTCAACACGGGCTTCAAGGGTGTAGAGGCTTCCGAGACACACAGGGAATAATGAAATTCATGCCCTTCAATACGCGACCCGGTACGGAAAAAAGGATTGTCTTCGACGACTTCGGCCTCGGTATACCCCAACCCCTGGGGCTTAGGACAAAATGAAGTCCCCACAGGAAAAACGCCCGCCATGGGATATGATGTTTCTCGCATTTCCAAAGAATTGCACAACACCATGAAGCCACCACATTCCGCATAGATAGGCAGTCCGGCATTCGACAGAGTCTTCACATGGCGCATGATGGTTGTATTGGCCGCCAGACGGTCGGCAAAAAGTTCAGGGAACCCTCCGCCAAGGTATAATCCGTCGATGGATGGCCATGGCGCATCGGACAAAAGACTCAATCGGACCAACTCTGCGCCCGCGTGTTCAAGGGCTTCCAGATTTTCCGGATAATAAAACCAGAGAGAAGCGTCCCTGACATAGCCGATGCGCACCTTTTTGGAGGCAGGCTGACCAGGAAAAATCGGGCCGGGATCAGGACCAAAGTCCGGGGCGGTCGCGGCACTGTGCAAAATGGCTTCAATATCCAGCCACTCTTCCGCCATATCGGCAAGGGCATCAAGTGCGTGTTGGGCTGTGGCGTCGGATTCATGATCGGTCACCAACCCCATGTGCCGCTCCGGGATCGGGTTTGTTCTGATTTTCGGCAACATGCCCAAAACAGGGACATCCGTATGAGTTTCAATGGATTTACGAAGCACTGATCGGTGTCGCTCTCCGGCCGTGCGGTTCAGAATGACACCGGCAATCCGCAAGTTTGGTTCGAACTGAAGACACCCTTGGAGCACCGCCGCCACCGTCCGTGTCATCTTTGTACAGTCGATAGCCAAAATGACAGGCGCATCAAGAATTCGTGCCAATTCTGCGGTTGAACACGATCCCTGTTCGTCCATACCATCAAAAAGACCCCGGTTGCCCTCCACAAGACACACGTCAGACCCCTGCGATTTATTATAAAAAAGCGCACGGATATCACGCACTGAATGGAAAAACGGGTCCAAATTTGAACAGGAATGCCCCGCAGCCACACTCAGCCACTGCGCGTCAATATAGTCCGGCCCCTTTTTGAAGGGAACCACCTTTTTCCCGGCTCTTTTAAAAGCACGGGTCAAAGCCAGGGAAACAATCGTTTTTCCTGTGCCACCGGACAAACCGGCAAGAATCAGACGAGAAAGCGTGTTCTGCACCATGGCGAATTATACCGTATAATCAAGAAAAGCCTTGCCCAGTATCATGAAGACACGGGCAAGGCCTCAATTACCGAGCTTTGCTAGAGTCTAGTCTTCGCCCTCGGAATGGGCCTGTTTGCCGGCTCCGGCAAGGCCGTACATGGTTGTGGACCCGGAGGACCAGAATACCATTTTTTCTTCCTGGATCAAGGCGGTCAAAATTTTCTTGACAGCACGAGCTTTTTCATCAGGAAAAATCTTGGTGAAGTCATTGAAGTAGAACTTGGATTTGTTCTTTGACTTCGACTCGCAAAAAGCAATGATTTCAGCTTTTGCAGTTTCCATATCGAGTGCCATGATGGACTCCTTGTGAATTGAAAAGAACGGGGTACGGCCGTGAAGACCGTACCCCGAATGTATTTATCTTACCACTTGAACTGAGTGGTCTGACGCCAGGTGTAGTAAGCAGGATCACGGAAGTCATCGATCAGATGCTCGGAGAAGGGCAGGTCGCATTTCTCGAAGAAACGTTCCCAACCAATACGATTGGCCCAGTCGCCCAGACGTTCGTATTTGTTAGCTTCTGCGGCGTAGGTGTCGAGGATCTTCTTGATCACCTTGGTCAACGTAGGCCAACGAGGCGGCTCGTTGGGCACGAAGGGAACCACGACCTTGGAGAAGGCGGGTTTGGTGATACGGTTGGAGATCTTACCACCGACCATGATGGCGATACCGTCGCCTTCACCGTCAGCCAGGGGCAGAGAGGGGCACATGGTGTAGCAGTTACCACAGAACATGCAACGCTCTTCTTTAACAGCAACGGTCTTGTAGGTCTTGCCTTCGATTTCAACCTTGGTCGGACGGACTGCACCAGTCGGGCAGGCAGCAACAGCCAAGGGGATTTCGCACAGGTTGTCCAAGTACTCGTGATCGATAATAGGCGGTTTACGGTGAATACCGAGAATCGCGATATCGGAGCAGTGAACAGCGCCGCACATGTTCAGGCAGCAGGCCATGGAGATGCGAACCGGAGCAGGCAACTTCATGTTGGTGAAATCGTCAAAGACGACATCCATCGTGGCCTTGACAGTACCGGAAGCGTCAGTTGCCGGAGTATGGCAATGGACCCAGCCCTGTGTGTGGACGATATTGGTGACAGCAGCACCAGTACCACCAACAGGGAACTTCATGGAGCCACCTTCGAACTTCTGGGCGTTCAGAAACGCCTTCAGTTCTTTGGCAGCCTCTTCGGTCTCAACCTGGAATTCGAGGTTGTTACGCGTGGTGAAACGGACGAAACCGCCACAGAACTTGTCTGCGATTTCACAGATTTCACGAATATGAGTAACGGTCATCAAGCGAGCAGTTGCTGCGCGGACGGTGTACGTCTTGTCGCCAGACTGGGCAACGTGCAGCAAGATACCGGCTTCGATGATTTCATGGTAGTCCCATTTCCCGAAGTTATCTTTGATAACGGGGGGCAGGTACTCACCGAAGTGACGAGGGCCAATGTCGGAAACCCGACCTTCCATCGGTTTGGCGGGATTGTACCCGGAAGAAATAAAAGCCATATTATTTCACTCCTCTTTTTAGCGCTGGTGACGCTTGCGGAAATCGTTGATATCGCGATCCCAACCACCTTTAACATCATCAGCTTTCCAGAAGATGTAGGGGTTGTGACGAGGTTCCTGAACCTGGCGGGCATCAAACGGAACGCCAGCAGCGTGGACCAATGCGGCCATGCCAAGACGTTTCATTGTTTCACCAACGCGCTCACGGTTCTTGCCTTCTTCCATCCACCAATCCCACACGTTTTCGATGAGATCTTTGATGGACTGATAGTCGTCGTCCTTGTTGACTTCCATGAAAGGCACAAGCAGGGAACCCATCTGGGGACCATCGAGAATCGGAGCTTTTGCGCCACACAGGATGGAGCAACCGCGTTCGTCACCGACTTTCAGTGCGCGAGGCATGGTGTTGATGCAATGCATGCAACGGACGCATTCCTTGTTGTCGATGGTCAATTTGCCATCTTCGTAGGAAATGCACTTGGACGGACACAGATCGACAACTTCTTTCTGGATGTCGAACGGGCCCCAGTCTCTGTCGGCATGGGCGCCGGCATTCGGCGGGAATTCGCCACCGACATATGCGGCAACGGCTTCCTGATTGACCTTGATGTCGTCTTTCCAAGTACCGATGAAGGACAGGTCGGAACGAGCGATAGCAGCAACGCAACCGTTGGGGCACGCATCGAACTTGAACTTGAACTTGTAGGGGAATGCAGGACGATGCAGCTCATCCTGATATTCCATGGTCAGATTGTAGCACAGTTCCTGAGAATCGTAACAGGCGTACTCACAACGAGACATACCCATGCAAGCAGCAGGAGTACGCAGGTTGGAACCGGAACCACCGAGGTCGATGTCCAGGTTGTGGGTCAGTTCGAAGAAGATTTCTTCCAACTGCGGGGTGCTGGTGCCCAAGAACACGATGTCGCCTGTGGCGCCATGCATGTTGGTGAGACCGGAACCACGGAGTTCCCAAATGTCCATCAGATCGCCCAACAGCTTGGTGCTGTACCATTTTCCGTTCGGCTGAGCCACACGGATGGTATGGAAATGAGCTACGCCGGGGAACATCTCAGGTTGGTCACAGTACCGGCCGATAACGCCGCCGCCGTAACCGAAAACACCGACGATTCCGCCATGCTTCCAGTGAGTTTCACCATCGGTGTAGGACATTTCGAGCACGCCCAGCAAATCCTCGGGACAGTCAACGGGGATCTGATAGTCAAGACCCTTCTCGTTTTTGGCTCGAGATGCAGCCTCCTGTTTAATGTCGGATACGAAGCTGGGCCACGGGCCGCTTTCCAGCTGATCCAACAGAGGAGTTTTGTGTTTCGCCATTCCCTTAACCTCCATTTTTGATTAAGATGTTGCCATCAACCATTATTACACTCAGACCGGCAAACAGTGATGGAGATCACTTGATGCCTGAGCGCCTTTCCTACGTAACGCAAGTCCCTTGAATTTCGGTGTTTGCACCGTTATTCACAAGGTGTGCAGAGCTGTCAACGTACTGAATATTTCGGTTTTATGTCAACCGAAATATCCACCAAATCATTGTCACTCCTTCACTTCCGGACCCAACGGACACCCTGTACTGATCATCACATTCCCGCTCCCGCTTGCCTTTGCGGCCCAGCCGGAGTATCGGTCCCGTGGTACAGGTTATGAAACGCATTAGGGATACCGCAAAAGGATATGAGGAGCAACACAAACTTGCAGAAACCAATTACAGATAAAACACGCTGCCGACGTTGTGGCGATTGTTGCAGAAAAGGTGGTCCGGCCCTTCACACGGCTGACCTCCCATTGATTCAGGATGGAACCATTGCCCTGACGGACATCGTCACCCTGCGCCCCGGCGAATGGGTCTACGATCAACCGAAGCAGGCGGTGGCTCCGCTTTCCGAGGAAATGCTGAAAATCAAGGGACGTGACGGGACATGGACCTGCATGTACTTCAGCCCCGAAGGCAACACCTGCGGCATGTACAGTACCCGGCCCATCGAGTGTGAAGTCCTTTTTTGCGAGGACATCGAGCCACTCAAGGCTATGTACGAGAAGGACCGTCTGAAACGCGCCGATCTGATGCCCGAAGGACACCCCCTGCTGGCACTCATGGCCGAACACGACGAGAAATGTGCGCCCCACGCCATGGAAATACTGGCCAAAGCTGCCCGTGATGGAGATCATCAGGCCGGAGAAGATCTGAAAGAAATGGTCGTTTTCGATCAGGAAATTCGCCGTCTGGTCCCTGAAAAGACCGGCATGTCCGTGGATATGAACGATTTTTTCTTCGGAAGACCCCTGAGAATACTGCTCGCGGGCATGAACATAAAGACATACGAAGCGGGTGGAACTCTCCGCTTTGGTTTCAACGGTTAGGAGCGATCCATGAAAGATGAACGAGGCCATTATTATACCCCATCACTACAACATCCCGAAGTCCGCATGTACGTCCGGACCAATGGTGATGATATAGAATTCAGACTGTACAATCCCAAGGAACCAGTCATCTGGGAAAAGCATAAATGGATGCCATACGCAGCCATCGAACAGGCTGCCGCCATGTTCCGTGAACGTGGAACCGACCGCAACCCCTTGGCTCTCTATGACATGGACATTGCCAAAACGTTGCTCCAAAAAGATTGATTCAACGCCTTTATTCCAACACAAGCAGCCGTCCAGCCACCCAAGCCGGACGGCTGCTTGTGTTTCAAAAGATGCCCATATGGGATTTTTTCCCGACAGGTCCTTCGGACAACGGGAACATCCCCTATTGTCAGAACCACGCAAATATGTGTTTTATAGGGCACATGATTTGATAATTGTTTTCCCGGCGTTCCCCGCCGGGGACTCCCCCGAAAGGCTCCAAACACCGCCATGGAGCCTTTCTTTTTGTCCAAGACACGAGAATCTGTCGGACACGACATTCCCCCTGACTCAAAAACGCTCAAACTCTCCGTCAGCATCCACATTGGACGGAAGCGATGGTGCTGATGCAGAAGGCATGGACTCCACCGACGACTCGTACTCACGACCAGCTTGCGAACCAAGCGCAGTCATGCCCGGATCATTCTGCAATGTGAAATAGCCGACGATCTGTTGCAACTGCATGGCCTGGCCAGACAACTCCTCAGCGGTAGAGGACGTTTCTTCCGAAGCCGCTGCATTTTGCTGCACCACCTGATCCAACTCCTGAATCGCCGCACTGACACGACTGGCTTCAGTCTTTTGTCCGCGAGTAGTCGCCGATATTTCCTGGATCAATTCGGCGGTCTTCTGAATATCCGGCACCAACTTTTTCAACATCTTCCCTGCCGTGTCAGCCACTTCCATGCTGGATGAAGACAATTCACTGATCTCGCTCGCGGCCACACCGGAACGCTCGGCAAGTTTTCGGACCTCGGCAGCGACAACGGCAAACCCCTTGCCATGTTCCCCGGCCCTCGCAGCCTCTATGGCGGCATTCAACGCCAACAAATTGGTTTGGCGGGCAATTTCTTCAATAATCGAAATCTTTTCGGCAATATCCTTCATCGCCGAAACCGCCTGGGCCACGGCCGCACCACCAGACTGGGCATCCCTGGCCGCTTCACGCGCCAAAGATTCAGTTTCCTTGGCATTTTTGGCATTATTATTGATACTGGTACTCATTTCTTCAATGGCTCCAGACAACCGTTCCACATCCGAGGCCTGAGTATTGGCCCCCTGCGCCAAGGTTTCAGCAGTTGCCGTCAATTCTTCTGACCCCGAAGCGACATTCTCACTGCCAGTGTGAATATTCCCAACCACCTGATGCAAATTTTTCACCATGGAACTGAACGATGTCCTAAGTCGAGCCAATTCCCCGCTGAACCGACCGGAAAAAGCAACAGACAAATCTCCATGAGCCACAGCTTCCGAGGTCTCGACAATCACGGCGAGAGGCCGAGTCACAAGTTTTCGAATAATGATGTAAATAAGCAAGAGGATGACCACCAATGAAACAAGACCTACAACAAGAACTTGCAGTTGCATTGCTCTGGCCTCGACCAGAAAATCAGATCGTTCCCCGGAGAGTGCCACAATCCACCCAGTTGCTCCAACCTGCCGAAACGCCATATATTTCACACTGTCATTCCAGATGTATTCGAGAAATCCGTTTTTTTCGCGAAGACTGGTCTGAATGAATGGGTATTTGCCAAGCTCCTTGAAAACCAAACTTTCGTCAGGATGTGCCAAAGCTCGCCCATTCGCATCAAAAAGAAAACAGTACCCATTTTCTCCGACCTTGATCGATAACAACCGACGAGCAAACCCTTCACTCAATACGGACATACCGACATAGCCGACAATCCGTCCGTCTTTCCGCACAGCCCGGACCAACGCCACTCTCGGTTTTTGGCTCACCGGCGACAATTTCAATTTCGAAATGAACGAGTCTTCTCCTCGACCGATCACCGCGGAATAATACCCCCGAGATCTATAATTTTTCCCCCGACCACCCGAATTGGTCGTGACGACACTGTTGCCTTGCGCATCATGCACAAAAAGGGATTCCAGCATCGGATCATTCTTTTTGGCAATTGTCAGCCACTCGGTCGCAGCCTGCCAGTCTCCCCCATCGGCCGCGTCGATCACCATGGGATTTGTTGCGGCAAGCTCCAAAAAGGCCATTTGGTCTCTGATCCAACTATCAACCAGATCGGTTGCGCTCCGGGCGTTTTGCTCAAGCGTTTTCTGAACAATGGACAAAGCCATTCCCTTTGTCCCGACATTGACGTTGATCCAAAAAAAAGCCACCAAAATGACCATCAAAACAGCCAAAACAGCCACCAGCCTCTGCCCAATCCCAATTTTGCCGAGTTTCATGTATTCCTCCACTTGATATGCAAAGTGCTATAAAGCGCATAGCTCGCGATCTATTATATTCTCGAAAAAGAATGTGTATGAAAACTGAAACACTGTGGCGGCATCTGAAAAGACAAAACAGGTCAATATAACGAACGTGTTGCTCAAGACTGTCATCGAGCAGAAAGGCGTCGCATCCATAGCAACACGTCAAATGACACGAAAAACAACGCCATCACGTGGCACCACCGGGGCTGAAATGTCAGAAGCGCCGCTTCAACGACATCCCCCAGTCATACCACCATCGCCAATCCTGATTTTCTCTTGAAAGTATCCCGTGACAACACAGCACAAAGCCCCGCCGGGTGTTCATTTTTGCTGATGAATTGGAATACGAATAGGTGATTGCATACTTTTGCAAGCACAGCAATATAATATATTCTATTTCGATAAATAACGGGACTCAAATCACACTAACACAGTAGGGTTAAAGCGTAACGGAGAATCAGACAAAAGAAAGGTTCTCTTTAAATATGAAGAAAAGGAAAAAACAACTCGACACGGCTTGAGAGAGGAGAAACGGACTCTCAACCGACTGAGTCTTCGAGGAAACCAGAAAAAGGCGGGGTACGCTATTCATCGTACCCCGCCATGACTCTCATTGGACTCAAAAAGGGCAGCCACTGAAAAAGGCTTTCCTCCACCTCGCCCCTTTGGACAACCCGGGGTATTCATGCACGAAATCGCCAGAAACGCATCAGTTTTTCCGGCCTGCATGAATAGACTCGGGACTGACCACCGGTTCACGACCTTCAGTGCTCCCTATTGGAACATAGCTCCCAAACCACCGAGCAGACCGGCAACCAAAACGGATAAGACGCAGAGAATAAAAATGGCTGGTATTGAGGCAATAACCCATTTCACCATGAATCGGCACATGTTCCACATAGACATGTCAATATTCTTTACAGTCACTGTCTGAATTTCATTGTCCACAGTCATCACTCCTTTTTTAACGGATACAATTAAAAAAACGGAAAACACATAGCAAAATAAATGGTTAATTACCAGAAAACAAAATCCACCATACAAACCGATCCCCCAAAAGCCATAAACACAAGGACTCTCAAGCGTTGAAAGGACACGCATCGAGACAGAAGGCTTGCCCTCTGCTTCAACGTGGAAAACGGTATGTGATTTCAATGAAAAGACTGACAGCGCATTCAGCCTAACTGATGATATTTGATTGGCCCGACTCACGCTCAAACACACAAGGGCTTTTCGACAGCAGCCAGTCATTGGAGCCTAATGCTGATTGCGTGAAATTCTGGGACTGTGGAGACACTGATTCGACAGCTTGATGGAAGCAAATTTCGCACGGGTTCCCTCAAATCCATTCAAAACTCGGAAACCCAAAAAGCGGCTTACGATTTTCATCGTAAGCCGCTAATTTTATTCTGGTAAATGGGGGAACGCATATCATGAACACAACATCCTAATTATTAAACATTAACGAATTCAGCTTCGATTCAGTTACGCACATAGTTACTCACAAAACTCAAAAATTTCTTTCTTTCCAAAAAAACTTCAACACGAAAAAAGAAGAGGCAAAACAGAATATTGCAAAAAACACCAATACTTCTGTCTCTCGCATACGTCGTTCGAATCGAGCTACCAATTACTTTTTACCTTAATAGCCGCCAACACAATTTCTCCGAGCTACTTAAAACAACATGCTAATATCGTACAACAAATTCAGAAATCCCAAAATCTAGCACTGATCCACTCAAAATTTCTCAACACTAAAGATACCCATAGTCGGTGGACTCATAGTCGTCTAAGCGAGCACGTTCTTTAGCATGAAACAGCAACAAGAATCACAGATCAAAAAACTTTTTGGAGTAAACTTGCGAGCTATTCGAAAGGATGAAGGGTTAACGCAAGAAGCCCTAGCACTAAAATGCGGACTAGACAGAACTTACATTGGGGGAATTGAACGAGGAGAACGCAACGTCAGCCTTATCAACATACACAAAATAGCTGACGCTCTTGGTATTTATCCAACCTCTTTATTAAATTACCCAATTCCAAAGTAAAGGAGTTAATTATGTCAAAAAATTTTCTCGTTCAGGCTGTTACCCATGACAACCATTTGGAAGCGGTAAAACAGGTA
It encodes the following:
- a CDS encoding peptidylprolyl isomerase, whose product is MIKMETSMGDIVIELDFEKAPKSAANFQQYVEDGFYDGLIFHRVIGNFMIQGGGMDENMQEKATREPIVNEANNGLKNDCYTLAMARTMDPHSASSQFFINVKDNGFLNFSSETPQGWGYAVFGKVVEGTDIVDTIKGVSTGRSGFHDDVPVEPIFITKATVIED
- a CDS encoding DegT/DnrJ/EryC1/StrS family aminotransferase; this translates as MSIPFIDLKSQYKEIESAVKEGIDGVLEHGAYIMGPEISDLEARLSSFSSVRFGVGCGSGTDALIMALMALGVGPGDAVFTSPFTFMATAECIALVGATPVFVDVDPVTYNLDPEDLRRKIADVKDNRSDLTPKGVIAVDIFGQPADYDAIEPLAHNSGLFLVVDAAQSFGATYKGKPVCSLGDIACTSFFPAKPLGCYGDGGMVFAHNEELHKLLLSIRVHGMGEDRYENVRLGINGRIDSIQAAVLLAKFEIFPGEIIKRQQVADRYEALLASVPGLTTPTVAEGNTSVWAQYCVLAENSEHRTELMGKLSDASIPSAIYYPKPLHLQKAFANLKYTEGDLPVCENIANRVFALPMHPYLGEEDQANIAEALKG
- a CDS encoding cobyrinate a,c-diamide synthase — encoded protein: MVQNTLSRLILAGLSGGTGKTIVSLALTRAFKRAGKKVVPFKKGPDYIDAQWLSVAAGHSCSNLDPFFHSVRDIRALFYNKSQGSDVCLVEGNRGLFDGMDEQGSCSTAELARILDAPVILAIDCTKMTRTVAAVLQGCLQFEPNLRIAGVILNRTAGERHRSVLRKSIETHTDVPVLGMLPKIRTNPIPERHMGLVTDHESDATAQHALDALADMAEEWLDIEAILHSAATAPDFGPDPGPIFPGQPASKKVRIGYVRDASLWFYYPENLEALEHAGAELVRLSLLSDAPWPSIDGLYLGGGFPELFADRLAANTTIMRHVKTLSNAGLPIYAECGGFMVLCNSLEMRETSYPMAGVFPVGTSFCPKPQGLGYTEAEVVEDNPFFRTGSRIEGHEFHYSLCVSEASTPLKPVLKMGRGHGGGLGWDGFLHKNTVAGYNHIHAVAVPEWAPLFVAAASKYRSSS
- a CDS encoding dissimilatory sulfite reductase D family protein; this encodes METAKAEIIAFCESKSKNKSKFYFNDFTKIFPDEKARAVKKILTALIQEEKMVFWSSGSTTMYGLAGAGKQAHSEGED
- the dsrB gene encoding dissimilatory-type sulfite reductase subunit beta, whose amino-acid sequence is MAFISSGYNPAKPMEGRVSDIGPRHFGEYLPPVIKDNFGKWDYHEIIEAGILLHVAQSGDKTYTVRAATARLMTVTHIREICEIADKFCGGFVRFTTRNNLEFQVETEEAAKELKAFLNAQKFEGGSMKFPVGGTGAAVTNIVHTQGWVHCHTPATDASGTVKATMDVVFDDFTNMKLPAPVRISMACCLNMCGAVHCSDIAILGIHRKPPIIDHEYLDNLCEIPLAVAACPTGAVRPTKVEIEGKTYKTVAVKEERCMFCGNCYTMCPSLPLADGEGDGIAIMVGGKISNRITKPAFSKVVVPFVPNEPPRWPTLTKVIKKILDTYAAEANKYERLGDWANRIGWERFFEKCDLPFSEHLIDDFRDPAYYTWRQTTQFKW
- the dsrA gene encoding dissimilatory-type sulfite reductase subunit alpha — its product is MAKHKTPLLDQLESGPWPSFVSDIKQEAASRAKNEKGLDYQIPVDCPEDLLGVLEMSYTDGETHWKHGGIVGVFGYGGGVIGRYCDQPEMFPGVAHFHTIRVAQPNGKWYSTKLLGDLMDIWELRGSGLTNMHGATGDIVFLGTSTPQLEEIFFELTHNLDIDLGGSGSNLRTPAACMGMSRCEYACYDSQELCYNLTMEYQDELHRPAFPYKFKFKFDACPNGCVAAIARSDLSFIGTWKDDIKVNQEAVAAYVGGEFPPNAGAHADRDWGPFDIQKEVVDLCPSKCISYEDGKLTIDNKECVRCMHCINTMPRALKVGDERGCSILCGAKAPILDGPQMGSLLVPFMEVNKDDDYQSIKDLIENVWDWWMEEGKNRERVGETMKRLGMAALVHAAGVPFDARQVQEPRHNPYIFWKADDVKGGWDRDINDFRKRHQR
- a CDS encoding YkgJ family cysteine cluster protein, producing MQKPITDKTRCRRCGDCCRKGGPALHTADLPLIQDGTIALTDIVTLRPGEWVYDQPKQAVAPLSEEMLKIKGRDGTWTCMYFSPEGNTCGMYSTRPIECEVLFCEDIEPLKAMYEKDRLKRADLMPEGHPLLALMAEHDEKCAPHAMEILAKAARDGDHQAGEDLKEMVVFDQEIRRLVPEKTGMSVDMNDFFFGRPLRILLAGMNIKTYEAGGTLRFGFNG
- a CDS encoding methyl-accepting chemotaxis protein → MKLGKIGIGQRLVAVLAVLMVILVAFFWINVNVGTKGMALSIVQKTLEQNARSATDLVDSWIRDQMAFLELAATNPMVIDAADGGDWQAATEWLTIAKKNDPMLESLFVHDAQGNSVVTTNSGGRGKNYRSRGYYSAVIGRGEDSFISKLKLSPVSQKPRVALVRAVRKDGRIVGYVGMSVLSEGFARRLLSIKVGENGYCFLFDANGRALAHPDESLVFKELGKYPFIQTSLREKNGFLEYIWNDSVKYMAFRQVGATGWIVALSGERSDFLVEARAMQLQVLVVGLVSLVVILLLIYIIIRKLVTRPLAVIVETSEAVAHGDLSVAFSGRFSGELARLRTSFSSMVKNLHQVVGNIHTGSENVASGSEELTATAETLAQGANTQASDVERLSGAIEEMSTSINNNAKNAKETESLAREAARDAQSGGAAVAQAVSAMKDIAEKISIIEEIARQTNLLALNAAIEAARAGEHGKGFAVVAAEVRKLAERSGVAASEISELSSSSMEVADTAGKMLKKLVPDIQKTAELIQEISATTRGQKTEASRVSAAIQELDQVVQQNAAASEETSSTAEELSGQAMQLQQIVGYFTLQNDPGMTALGSQAGREYESSVESMPSASAPSLPSNVDADGEFERF
- a CDS encoding helix-turn-helix transcriptional regulator, whose amino-acid sequence is MKQQQESQIKKLFGVNLRAIRKDEGLTQEALALKCGLDRTYIGGIERGERNVSLINIHKIADALGIYPTSLLNYPIPK